The DNA sequence TCGAGTGAGCTCAACAAGCGCTGGTCAATAACGAGACTCTTTTGTCCCAGAGTGTACCGAAAGAGCTCTTTCGAACTACTGGATCTTAGAAAAGTCAATCTCTCCGCAATTATAAGTGTTCTGACTGGCCACTGTTTAATAGGGTTACATGAAGTACGTCCAAACATTCTGTCGGATGCTCTTTGCAAAAGCTGCATGGAAGATGGCGATGCACTTTTAGAAGTTTGTAGGTTACAAGTGAGATTTATCCACTTTGGATCAACCTcacgacctaacctaacctaatccaCATTTGGCAGACGTGACAAAGCAATCGCAAATTCGAATTAGTTCGAATCTTTCTTTCAAAACAGAGTTTAAGGGTTGAACAAATGTTATTTATGGGCTTCAGGGTAAGATCCACTTCTTATTATTTATCCTATCACACGCTTTTGCCAACATTTCATTGAAGAAACAACTCAAAAGCTTTCATTTATCTAATATCAATTTCAAGTAAAAACTATAATATTGTTGGAAAAGAATAGTCTAACTTCCTACAGCATATCAATTGCTGCATCTAACGATCAATCAATCATTGTATCAATCAAAATGTCAATGGTGTATGGCGCATTAACCCAAGACACTCTGCAGACACGCAGTTGGTGACCAATAACGTGAAAGTCTTAAAGGCTGATAAGAAGAAAAATGGGctggaaaataaattaatgagaCTTAAATGCCATTATGTCAATATTTACACTCATAAAAATCTCACAGAAATCAATTTGACTGATGAGTTAAAAAATCGTAAACTAGTTTGAGGTTATGTTGAATATTAGGCAGAGTAaaaaaggtacatacatatgtatgtgggtaaAAGGAATTTTAAAGGGGAAGCAGggttaacttttttctatatattgtatttttttcttttttttaagaaattcttttaatatttttaattcatatgaTTCAACAACAACTTAAGGGGAGCACCGCAATTCAACGCTTTCCGGTCCACTTCGactttacaaaatattcttcaAACTTCATACTATAATGTCTCaataaaaaaagcataaaattgaaCTTGTCTTACACGAACTAAGCCTTTCCTCCCTTAACTAATTGGTTAGAATCACATTGCTGGTGAACATGTTTCAGATTCAATGTTTCTAAACAATGCCTAATATTGCGCCAACAAATTGCAGCCACACCAGAGAACGTACATCATATCGTATATGAAATATCGTATATGATATACGTTCTCGGCCTAAACGtttgtgtttattatttgtatCTGGCAACGTCTAATAAAAATATCCCAAAATAAGTTGATtatgccaatttgacactggtctaaatattttctgtctaataaaaacaaatgtttgtcgCCTTGAGAAGGTCATTATTTAATAATCGCgaactaaacaaaatttatacacAGTTTGCAAGCACAaacagtacaacaacaaaaactaaattcgGTGTATTTTCAAGTAAAACTCATTGGAATCTCAGCTACAGCACTACTTGCAACATGTCTAAGACAGCATTGGTTATACTAGCACCCGGCTCCGAAGAGATGGAATTCGTTATAGCTGCAGATGTTTTGCGACGCGCCGGGGTAAGTGAAACCACTTCTAAAGTAATATATTGGGTTATTTTTAAACACCAGCGAAACACAACTACATAAAGGTTAAGGTCACCGTTGCCGGCTTGGCTGGTGTTGATGCAGTACAATGCTCACGCGATGTCTGTATTGTACCAGACACATCGCTTGATATAGCTAAGGGCGGCCTTTACGATGCTATTGTTTTACCCGGTGGTCTAGGTGGCGCCAAGGCAATGTCTGAAAGTGCCGAACTTGGTGCACTGCTCAAAGAGCAAGAAGCGGCAGGACGCATTGTGGCGGCGATATGTGCGGCACCAACAGCGCTCTTAGCACATGGCATTGGCAGTGGCAAAAACTTGACTTCATATCCGTCGGTTAAGGACAAATTGGTAgacacatacaagtatgtacactGTTCGAACATGTaa is a window from the Bactrocera dorsalis isolate Fly_Bdor unplaced genomic scaffold, ASM2337382v1 BdCtg030, whole genome shotgun sequence genome containing:
- the LOC105227085 gene encoding protein dj-1beta; translation: MFVALRRSLFNNRELNKIYTQFASTNSTTTKTKFGVFSSKTHWNLSYSTTCNMSKTALVILAPGSEEMEFVIAADVLRRAGVKVTVAGLAGVDAVQCSRDVCIVPDTSLDIAKGGLYDAIVLPGGLGGAKAMSESAELGALLKEQEAAGRIVAAICAAPTALLAHGIGSGKNLTSYPSVKDKLVDTYKYVDDQKVVQDGNLITSRGPGTAFDFGLKLAEVLAGADKAKEVAKGMLLA